A stretch of DNA from Catenulispora acidiphila DSM 44928:
CAGCGCCTGGCGCTGCCGGTCGCCGAGGCCGCCGATGCGACGGTTCTCGTCGATCTCCGCGTCCGCCATCAGCTTGGCCGCCTTGGCCGGGCCGTAACCCGGCAGCGCCTTGATGAGGGCGGTCACCTTCGTCTTCTTGACCATCTCCTCGCCCTTGGCCGCCCGGTCGAGCACCGCCTTCAGGGACAGCTTCCCGGCCTTGACGTCGGCCAGCATCTCTGAACGGGCACGGCGCACCTCCCCAGCCTTGGCCAGAGCGGCCGCGCGCTGCTCGGGGGTCAGTGTCGGAAGAGCCATGAAACTTCTCCTTGCCTAGTACGGTCACGGCCCGCGACGGCGCCGGAGCCGTGGCCCATAATGGCGGATCCCGGCGACAGATCACAGCTCAGGGGTGGGGGAACCACTCGATGTCGGCCGAGGTGAGGCCGTTCGAGGCCGGGGAAGGGGCCCGCGAATCGGGCGAAAGCGTCGCATTGGCGACGAACGCGCGGGTGATCCGCGGCACAGCCGGGGTTGACCCGAACGAGGCACGCGCCGCGCCCCCGGCGGGTAGCCGGAGGCGCGCTGGGGCGTTACCCGCCCGCGCGACACCGGTTTCGAGCCGGGCGCTCGCCAACCTCGCGAAAGCCTCCGAGCCCTGCGAAAGGGGCAGATCAAGCATTCCGGTCGCGCTCGCGCCCGCGCCGCGCACCCCTTGCGCGGAGGCGCCGGAACCGTCGGCGGCGGGTCGTTGCGCGGCTTCTGAGGCCTCGCTGAGAGGCCTGAGACGGCGTCCGGGTGTGGGAAGCCGCAGAAGGGGCCAGAAGGGCCTGCGAAGCCGTGCGGGCCGGTGGCGTTCCGGGGGAGGTCGAGTGGCGTAAATACGACGATTGGCCGCTCTGGTCGCATTCACCCGAACCGGTGACGAACCGCGCCTCACTTCAGGAGCGCGACGACCGTCCAGAGCCCCGCCATGGAGGTGACGGTCGAGAAGATCACGGCATTGCGGGCGAAGACGGTGTCGAGGGCGTATTCGCTCGCGTAGATGAACACGTTCTGGGCGGTGGGGAGGGCGGCGCAGAGCGTGACGGCGAGGACGTCTCGGCCGGAGAGGTCGAGGGCGTAGCGCGCGAGGAGGTAGGCGAGGACCGGCTGGAGGGCGATCTTGAGGGTCAGGGCTATCGCGGCTTCGGCGATGCGGGATTTCTCGATGCGTTGCTCGGGGTTGAGGTTTTCGCTGGCTATGGAGCTGTTTTCGGCGCTGGTGTACGCGTCGTTGCTGGTGTGCCTGCTGGCGTCTCTGCTTCCGTCCTTGGCAGTGCCCTTGCCGCTGCCGCCGTAGAGCGACATGCCGAGCGTGATCAGCGCGACCGGTACCGCGGCTCCGCCAAGCAGAGTGAGCGCACTGCTCACGTCCGCCGGAACGTGGAAGTGGGTCCCTGACACCAGCGCCCCGAACGCGGACGCGATGATGATCGGATTATGGACCGGCAGCAGGGCTATGCCCCGCAGCCGATGCCGTATCCCCGGCGAAGGCCCGTCGCCCAAGCCCATGAGCGTCATCAGGATCGGCGTCACGAGCACGGTGTTGAACAGGATCACGGTCGACAGGAACGCCGCGTTGCCCAGCACCTGGATCGCCACCGGGATGCCCAGATTCGCGGAGTTGACGTACCCGGAGGCCATCGCGACCACCGCGCCGTTCGAGACGTCGCGCCCGAACACCCGCGTGCTGATCACCAGCCCGAGCCCGCACGCTGCGAGCGAGCTGACCCCGAACGCCACGATCGAGGTGTTCGCCAGCGCGTGCAGATCGGACCGCGCCAGCATGCCGAACAACGACGCCGGCATC
This window harbors:
- the mihF gene encoding integration host factor, actinobacterial type, whose protein sequence is MALPTLTPEQRAAALAKAGEVRRARSEMLADVKAGKLSLKAVLDRAAKGEEMVKKTKVTALIKALPGYGPAKAAKLMADAEIDENRRIGGLGDRQRQALLAATA
- a CDS encoding AEC family transporter; protein product: MLSAFIPIWLLTGLGYLAARFNLVGAVSADVEAVLGRFVFRVAMPASLFGMLARSDLHALANTSIVAFGVSSLAACGLGLVISTRVFGRDVSNGAVVAMASGYVNSANLGIPVAIQVLGNAAFLSTVILFNTVLVTPILMTLMGLGDGPSPGIRHRLRGIALLPVHNPIIIASAFGALVSGTHFHVPADVSSALTLLGGAAVPVALITLGMSLYGGSGKGTAKDGSRDASRHTSNDAYTSAENSSIASENLNPEQRIEKSRIAEAAIALTLKIALQPVLAYLLARYALDLSGRDVLAVTLCAALPTAQNVFIYASEYALDTVFARNAVIFSTVTSMAGLWTVVALLK